A part of Gambusia affinis linkage group LG19, SWU_Gaff_1.0, whole genome shotgun sequence genomic DNA contains:
- the yipf2 gene encoding protein YIPF2 — MATPNDLQFQEFEEAANLLSADPGAPTLSMSASNDPAATAGTPVAGEDVRLDLSEDEAAQEESSELLGGQKSAGGFWTFEYYQSLFNVDTVQVLDRVKGSLMPLPGRNFVKHYLRNNPDLYGPFWICVTLVFSVAISGNLSTFLSSLGDPSYHHRPQFHRVTIAAVVIFLYAWLVPIGLWAFLTWRQGTERQVGGYSFLETVCVYGYSLFIYIPTSILWIISYEWLRWTLIVVAMVISGSVLVLTFWPVVRDDTRVTAVATVVTIVVLHTLLAIGCKLYFFQTAEHTPPAATIAPPIHPTPITAH, encoded by the exons ATGGCCACTCCAAATGACCTGCAGTTCCAGG AGTTTGAAGAAGCAGCAAATCTCCTGTCTGCTGACCCCGGGGCCCCCACACTCAGTATGTCTGCATCCAACGACCCCGCAGCCACAGCCGGCACTCCAGTGGCTGGGGAGGATGTAAGACTAGACCTGTCTGAGGATGAGGCTGCTCAGGAGGAGAGTTCAGAG CTTTTAGGAGGACAGAAATCAGCTGGTGGCTTCTGGACTTTTGAATACTATCAGTCTTTATTTAATGTGGACACAGTGCAG GTGTTGGACAGAGTTAAGGGCTCTCTGATGCCGCTACCAGGAAGAAACTTTGTCAAGCACTACCTGAGGAATAACCCCGACCTGTATG GGCCGTTTTGGATCTGTGTGACCCTGGTGTTCTCGGTGGCCATCAGTGGGAACTTGTCCACCTTCCTCTCTTCGCTCGGCGACCCCAGTTATCACCACAGGCCTCAGTTCCACAGGG TTACCATAGCTGCAGTGGTGATCTTCCTGTACGCCTGGCTGGTGCCGATCGGTCTGTGGGCGTTCTTGACCTGGAGACAGGGCACCGAGCGGCAGGTCGGAGGTTACTCCTTCCTGGAGACGGTGTGCGTCTATGGATACTCGCTCTTCATCTACATCCCAACATCA ATCCTGTGGATCATATCATACGAGTGGCTGCGATGGACGCTCATCGTCGTTGCCATGGTGATCTCTGGCTCCGTCCTGGTCCTCACCTTCTGGCCCGTTGTCCGGGACGACACCAGAGTAACAGCGGTGGCCACAGTGGTGACCATCGTGGTGTTACACACTCTGCTGGCCATCGGCTGTAAG CTATACTTTTTTCAAACTGCAGAGCACACACCACCTGCTGCCACTATAGCCCCGCCCATCCATCCAACACCCATCACGGCCCACTGA
- the timm29 gene encoding mitochondrial import inner membrane translocase subunit Tim29 produces the protein MASMRTAGRMFCAAAQAAATPAPSSRWERLRRSKAGVWCGSLLSDYKEAFREMVVGAWEQPLKSSVYLSLLGGGYVCFHTKPDQSSFEAALLERSNQLGLLSPWIRNGISDGHVQSLVKLRNEGRLRYASLGLLSVVYRADYDPDATLYEARCSNLSVPWRELPQRVLDVGFTGCWWMLDSKMKDYDINNNEYKHLPAHLQATAPPSPQQVERNERLHRDSWLPPTMEDKEDERKPVDKMENVSKQSQIKL, from the exons ATGGCCTCAATGAGGACAGCCGGGAGGATGTTCTGTGCTGCGGCTCAAGCAGCGGCTACCCCGGCTCCCAGCAGCCGCTGGGAGAGGCTGAGGAGGAGCAAAGCAG GTGTGTGGTGTGGCAGCCTGCTGTCCGACTATAAGGAAGCGTTCAGGGAGATGGTTGTTGGCGCTTGGGAGCAGCCGCTAAAATCCTCTGTGTACTTGTCTCTGCTGGGCGGGGGCTATGTCTGTTTTCACACCAAACCCGACCAGTCCTCTTTTGAGGCCGCCTTGCTGGAGCGCTCCAACCAGCTGGGCCTTCTGTCACCGTGGATACGCAATGGCATCTCTGACGGCCACGTTCAAAGCCTGGTGAAGCTTCGTAACGAAGGCCGACTCCGCTACGCCAGCCTGGGACTCCTCAGTGTGGTGTACCGTGCCGACTACGACCCAGACGCCACGCTGTACGAGGCCCGCTGCTCCAATCTGTCGGTGCCCTGGAGGGAGCTTCCTCAGCGGGTGCTGGACGTCGGCTTCACTGGCTGCTGGTGGATGCTGGACTCAAAGATGAAGGACTACGACATCAACAACAATGAATACAAACACCTTCCGGCACACCTGCAAGCAACCGCACCACCCAGCCCGCAGCAGGTGGAGAGAAACGAGAGGCTGCACAGGGATTCCTGGTTGCCACCGACGATGGAGGACAAGGAGGATGAAAGAAAACCTGTGGACAAAATGGAGAATGTCAGTAAACAGAGTCAGATAAAACTGTGA
- the mettl22 gene encoding methyltransferase-like protein 22 produces MDQMTFKHDTVLSDVHMHRPNTHHLMTRLNSAGQPVFRSRFRFLVESRADSDSGTDSANDEKHESPRRDGGTSPEQDEEGGNQGNVETCLDEDGDLDVTHRPRKSSVDEGGRDLVCPIILQQSAPDLEQDENSDDDGGGDDEETCCSQDIIQIEHTMATPLEDVGKQVWRGALLLADFILSEKGTFSGATVLELGAGTGLTSIVMATTAKTVYCTDVGEDLLRLCHRNVFLNQHMTKPAGGEVKVKRLNWLQHSLCTDADLEFSWTEEEVADLYDNTNFIIAADVCYDDDLTDGLFRTLYRLCSSFNHSCTVFISLEKRMNFSLRHMDICCEAYNHFKHCLSQLQDMEDGRCRFKVEPVPLNFAQFLLYERIEQLELWKISASPRESEGTQSDSE; encoded by the exons ATGGATCAGATGACCTTTAAACATGACACCGTGCTGTCAGATGTTCACATGCACCGGCCCAACACACACCACCTGATGACACGCCTCAACAGCGCCGGGCAGCCAG TGTTCAGGTCCAGATTTAGGTTCTTGGTAGAAAGTCGTGCTGACAGTGACTCTGGGACGGATTCAGCAAACGACGAGAAGCACGAAAGTCCGAGGAGAGACGGAGGAACGTCTCCTGAACAGGATGAGGAGGGAGGTAACCAAGGAAACGTGGAGACATGTTTGGATGAAGACGGAGACCTTGACGTCACACATCG ACCACGAAAAAGCTCAGTGGATGAAGGCGGCAGAGACTTGGTCTGTCCCATCATCCTCCAGCAGTCTGCTCCTGACCTGGAACAAGATGAGaacagtgatgatgatggtggcgGTGATGATGAAGAGACTTGTTGTTCTCAAGACATTATACAGATTG AACACACTATGGCTACACCTTTAGAAGATGTTGGCAAACAG GTCTGGCGAGGGGCCCTCCTGCTGGCTGACTTCATCCTCTCTGAGAAAGGCACGTTCAGTGGGGCCACCGTGCTGGAGCTGGGAGCAGGGACAGGCTTAACTAGCATCGTCATGGCAACCACAGCCAAAACAGTCTACTGCACAG ACGTGGGTGAAGACCTCCTGAGGTTGTGCCACAGGAACGTGTTTCTGAATCAACACATGACAAAACCAGCAG GCGGAGAGGTGAAGGTAAAACGTCTCAACTGGCTTCAGCACAGTCTTTGCACAG ATGCCGATCTGGAGTTCAGCTGGACTGAAGAGGAAGTCGCTGATCTTTATGACAACACCAACTTCATTATTGCAGCTGACG TTTGCTATGACGACGATCTGACAGACGGCCTCTTCAGGACTCTGTACCGactctgcagcagctttaaTCACTCCTGcacagttttcatttctttagaGAAAAG GATGAACTTCAGTCTGCGCCACATGGACATTTGCTGTGAGGCCTACAATCATTTTAAGCACTGTCTGTCCCAGCTGCAGGACATGGAGGACGGCCGGTGCAGATTCAAAGTGGAACCCGTTCCTTTAAACTTCGCACAGTTTCTTCTGTATGAACGTATTGAGCAGCTG GAGTTGTGGAAGATCTCTGCGTCTCCTCGTGAATCTGAAGGAACTCAGTCTGACTCTGAGTGA